The proteins below are encoded in one region of Prunus dulcis unplaced genomic scaffold, ALMONDv2, whole genome shotgun sequence:
- the LOC117613496 gene encoding F-box/kelch-repeat protein At3g06240-like, translated as MWEEMALRILPRLPSKSLMRFKCVRKSWYTVINNPMFVETHLSNSMNNKLSTCVLFNRSVHSNANTGGKDFGLSFLYLHNDYDDSEHNINSVVEDIKFPLSTVQFIGLEVIESLNIRAHCNGIVYLCDDAGNNHVLCNPAIKELKLLPKSCLPNWRYCNVGIGYDPKSKDYKVHRIAYYGGDVFVEALEMFPPRVEIYTFCTDSWSEMKNNSLETDATFFWPVDFQMYFKGICYWVGYEQPKQFNSPYDPLEDDEKKPMVILFDTGDEVFHNIVFPDSISMYEGSPHCYDMCCDMRIILWNGFIALFGINRFSALPESYEVWVLDDFDGAKGSWTNHFTFEPVMDIKRVLEFWKSDEILMVTQDGDIVSYSLETEKLKNLPMNNLSDFETIVYVNSLVPITGLIL; from the coding sequence ATGTGGGAAGAGATGGCGTTGCGTATCCTACCAAGATTGCCTTCCAAATCTCTAATGCGATTTAAATGTGTTCGTAAATCGTGGTACACTGTGATCAACAATCCTATGTTTGTGGAAACTCACCTCTCTAATTCGATGAACAATAAACTGTCCACTTGCGTTCTTTTCAATCGTTCTGTACACAGCAACGCTAACACTGGTGGGAAGGATTTTGGATTATCCTTCCTATATCTTCACAATGATTATGATGATTCTGAGCATAACATCAATTCTGTTGTCGAGGACATCAAATTTCCACTTTCTACAGTACAATTTATTGGTCTCGAGGTTATAGAATCTCTAAATATTAGAGCCCATTGTAATGGGATAGTTTATTTATGTGACGATGCTGGTAACAACCATGTTTTATGCAATCCAGCAATCAAGGAACTCAAGCTTCTTCCCAAATCATGCCTTCCCAATTGGAGGTACTGTAATGTGGGGATTGGATATGATCCCAAATCTAAAGATTACAAAGTTCATAGAATTGCATATTATGGTGGGGATGTTTTTGTTGAGGCTCTGGAAATGTTTCCTCCTAGAGTTGAAATATACACCTTCTGTACTGATTCTTGGAGCGAGATGAAGAATAATTCGTTAGAAACAGATGCAACTTTCTTTTGGCCTGTTGATTTCCAGATGTACTTCAAGGGAATTTGTTATTGGGTGGGGTATGAGCAACCAAAACAATTCAACTCTCCCTACGATCCATTGGAGGATGATGAAAAGAAGCCAATGGTCATTTTATTTGATACAGGTGATGAGGTATTTCATAATATAGTGTTTCCAGATAGTATATCTATGTATGAAGGATCACCTCATTGTTATGATATGTGTTGTGATATGCGCATTATACTgtggaatggatttattgcTCTTTTTGGCATCAACCGTTTTAGTGCATTGCCTGAATCCTATGAAGTTTGGGTGTTGGATGACTTTGACGGTGCTAAGGGTTCTTGGACAAACCACTTTACTTTTGAGCCAGTGATGGACATTAAGAGGGTATTGGAATTTTGGAAGAGTGATGAGATTCTTATGGTTACCCAAGATGGAGATATAGTATCTTACAGCCTTGAAACTGAGAAGCTTAAGAATCTTCCCATGAATAACCTATCTGATTTCGAAACTATTGTGTATGTGAATAGTTTAGTTCCGATCACAGGTTTGATCCTGTAG